A DNA window from Candidatus Eremiobacterota bacterium contains the following coding sequences:
- a CDS encoding TIGR04084 family radical SAM/SPASM domain-containing protein, with the protein MYFVIYTTEQCNLRCRYCEPRQVPDDFHGHTTYDFSDLLKYVSQYENVGIQLYGGEPLLNMPLVERIIEELPYRHLVLQTNGLFLERLKARHLERIDVISLSLDGPSPVTDRFRGEGCHRRVMDQAALVRSRGYRGLFRARMTVSPGMDIYSAVMHFLDRCPFHFDHVHWQLNALFERKDWRRKKTIARWFGERYNPGVSRLVEYWAAAALERHRVLHILPFTGIAHTLLTGEGVAGPRCGAGYQMLAVNYRGELYSCPVMRLHEKYRVGTLSGARISPEDLAVTPGAPCDRCSDYAVCGGRCLYANLENLWGREGYELVCASVRHLIGEIRRFLPAFEGLLAKGCLALQDFRSDYFLQTEVIP; encoded by the coding sequence ATGTATTTCGTCATATATACCACTGAGCAGTGCAACCTCAGGTGCCGTTACTGCGAGCCCCGGCAGGTCCCTGACGATTTCCACGGGCACACCACTTATGACTTCAGTGATCTGCTCAAGTATGTGTCACAGTATGAAAATGTCGGCATCCAGCTTTACGGAGGCGAGCCCCTTCTCAACATGCCTCTCGTGGAGCGGATAATAGAGGAGCTTCCTTACCGCCACCTCGTGCTCCAGACCAACGGGCTCTTCCTGGAGAGGCTCAAAGCCCGCCACCTTGAAAGAATCGATGTTATCTCCCTCTCACTTGACGGCCCTTCCCCGGTGACCGACCGCTTCAGGGGCGAGGGCTGCCACCGCAGGGTGATGGACCAGGCCGCCCTTGTCCGATCCAGGGGGTACAGGGGCCTCTTCAGGGCTCGAATGACCGTCTCCCCTGGAATGGATATTTACAGCGCCGTCATGCATTTCCTGGACAGGTGCCCCTTTCACTTCGATCACGTGCACTGGCAGCTCAACGCGCTCTTTGAGAGAAAGGACTGGAGGCGGAAAAAAACCATAGCCCGCTGGTTTGGGGAGCGTTATAACCCTGGAGTGAGCCGCCTCGTGGAATACTGGGCTGCCGCGGCCCTGGAGCGGCACAGGGTTCTCCATATCCTTCCTTTCACCGGCATTGCCCATACGCTCCTCACAGGGGAAGGGGTGGCAGGGCCCCGTTGCGGCGCAGGCTATCAGATGCTCGCGGTAAATTACCGCGGAGAGCTTTACTCATGCCCCGTCATGCGCCTTCATGAGAAATACAGGGTGGGCACCCTCTCGGGGGCAAGGATATCACCAGAGGACCTGGCAGTCACGCCAGGCGCTCCATGCGACCGCTGCAGCGATTATGCCGTCTGCGGGGGCCGCTGCCTTTACGCGAACCTGGAGAATCTCTGGGGGCGCGAAGGATATGAGCTTGTATGCGCTTCCGTCAGGCACCTCATCGGTGAGATCAGGCGGTTTCTCCCCGCTTTTGAGGGCCTTCTCGCAAAGGGCTGCCTCGCGCTCCAGGATTTCCGCAGCGATTATTTCCTGCAGACCGAGGTGATTCCCTAG
- a CDS encoding DUF4416 family protein, whose product MAGITSVPPVKLFAGVLYRDEAFFSHARQALEEAFGPADYVGSPLAFDPTDYYEEEMGRGLMRRFLSFERLMDPGSLASVKLHTNSIEDTLSDRGRRAVNIDPGYLDYRKVVLASAKYGPHKIYVGQGIYADLTLIYGKGRFSPLEWSFPDFRDGRYDGILMEIRTLFKKKFPGGSRGPGS is encoded by the coding sequence ATGGCAGGCATAACGTCTGTCCCGCCGGTGAAACTCTTTGCCGGTGTCCTTTACAGGGACGAGGCATTCTTCTCCCATGCCCGGCAAGCCCTGGAGGAGGCTTTCGGGCCTGCCGATTATGTGGGCTCTCCTCTCGCATTTGACCCCACTGATTATTATGAGGAGGAGATGGGAAGGGGCCTTATGCGCCGCTTTCTCTCCTTTGAACGCCTCATGGATCCCGGCTCCCTCGCCTCCGTAAAGCTTCACACCAATTCCATCGAGGATACCCTGTCAGACCGGGGGAGAAGAGCAGTCAATATAGATCCCGGCTATCTTGACTACCGCAAGGTCGTGCTTGCATCGGCCAAGTACGGACCCCACAAGATATATGTGGGTCAGGGGATCTACGCCGATCTTACCCTTATTTACGGGAAAGGGAGATTCTCCCCCCTTGAGTGGTCTTTCCCTGATTTCAGGGATGGCCGCTATGACGGTATCCTGATGGAAATCCGCACCCTCTTCAAGAAAAAATTCCCGGGCGGCTCCCGTGGACCGGGGAGCTAG
- a CDS encoding arylamine N-acetyltransferase, whose amino-acid sequence MGKYDASIEKFLTFCNAGGRGPDLEGLKELLAAFAQVPYENLSKIIAVGSTRADAFRTPERVVADHLEHRLGGTCFSLVYLFKALLDYLGFSSHLVLADRAYGTDTHCALFVMCAGSVYLADPGYLVFTPVPLPEGASQQFRSGPYRLRITPVEGGRAFDIHSLSDSGHEKFRYRIKSSAADEGTFFDAWKASFEFEMMDHIVINTYRDGRHIYLRDSMLHETGGAVRLRKRLTGQEFFQVLARLGMAPEMARHALSLTGGLPAPPMP is encoded by the coding sequence ATGGGGAAATATGACGCCTCTATCGAGAAATTTCTTACCTTCTGCAATGCCGGCGGCAGAGGCCCTGATCTTGAGGGGCTGAAAGAACTCCTGGCTGCCTTTGCACAGGTTCCCTACGAGAACCTTTCCAAGATCATCGCCGTGGGGAGCACCCGGGCAGATGCCTTCCGCACCCCGGAGAGAGTCGTGGCCGATCATCTCGAGCATCGGCTCGGCGGCACCTGTTTCTCCCTCGTCTACCTTTTCAAGGCGCTGCTGGATTACCTCGGTTTCAGCTCTCACCTGGTACTTGCCGACAGGGCCTACGGGACTGACACCCACTGCGCCCTCTTTGTAATGTGTGCCGGCAGCGTTTATCTCGCCGATCCGGGGTACCTGGTGTTTACTCCCGTCCCTCTCCCTGAAGGAGCGTCTCAGCAATTCAGGAGCGGCCCATACCGCCTCAGGATCACTCCGGTGGAGGGCGGCAGGGCCTTTGACATTCATTCTCTGTCCGATTCAGGCCATGAGAAATTCCGCTACCGCATAAAGAGCAGTGCCGCCGATGAAGGGACCTTCTTTGACGCGTGGAAGGCCAGCTTTGAATTCGAGATGATGGATCATATCGTAATAAACACATACCGTGACGGCAGGCATATCTACCTCAGGGATTCAATGCTCCATGAGACTGGCGGTGCAGTGAGGCTCCGGAAGCGTCTCACGGGGCAGGAGTTTTTCCAGGTGCTGGCGAGGCTGGGGATGGCACCGGAGATGGCCCGGCACGCCCTTTCCCTCACGGGGGGCCTCCCGGCGCCGCCGATGCCATGA
- a CDS encoding HAD family phosphatase, whose product MQKNIRALIFDMDGLMIDSERLYFQTERELARSFGHAVQDGTLWDMMGRSPVESMGVFARDLGIGVPPEELAAMREQRMAENLKHDTKPMKGLHEIIGEFHGRLKLAVATGSPAVLVDIAMESLSVRQCFDLIQTSEGVKAGKPDPAIYLLTAERLAVDPGECIVLEDSSNGALAGKRAGCYLIAVPSEYTALQDFSFADYRAESLLDARDHIRDLLRAVVRKGRSHGIVMI is encoded by the coding sequence ATGCAAAAGAATATAAGGGCTCTCATTTTTGACATGGACGGCCTGATGATTGACAGCGAGCGCCTTTATTTTCAGACAGAGCGCGAGCTCGCCCGTTCCTTCGGTCATGCGGTACAGGATGGCACGCTCTGGGACATGATGGGCCGCTCACCTGTTGAATCAATGGGTGTCTTTGCAAGGGATCTTGGCATCGGGGTTCCTCCGGAAGAGCTCGCAGCCATGAGGGAGCAGCGGATGGCGGAGAACCTCAAGCACGACACGAAACCGATGAAAGGCCTCCACGAGATAATAGGAGAGTTCCACGGCCGTCTCAAGCTGGCTGTGGCCACTGGATCGCCTGCGGTTCTTGTGGATATTGCCATGGAGAGCCTTTCTGTCAGGCAGTGCTTTGATCTGATCCAGACAAGTGAAGGCGTGAAGGCGGGGAAGCCTGACCCGGCCATATACCTTCTCACTGCCGAGAGACTTGCTGTTGATCCCGGGGAGTGCATCGTTCTTGAGGATTCGTCCAACGGTGCCCTGGCCGGCAAGAGGGCCGGCTGTTATCTTATTGCGGTGCCCAGCGAGTATACGGCGCTTCAGGATTTCAGCTTTGCCGATTACCGTGCCGAAAGTCTCCTTGACGCCCGTGACCACATAAGGGATCTTCTCAGAGCGGTGGTGAGGAAGGGCCGCAGTCACGGCATTGTGATGATATGA
- a CDS encoding SPFH domain-containing protein has product MFFRRITALPCESLLTIKSGKATCHGNGASTVIFPWDSYALVPTTAIEHTFQMHQESFDGITLRFKGIIIYRIVDVALAASLFPFTVSGGVEHISQAIGDICMGELRAIVAQMTMDECIRERKTGITEKLKDGVIPLIEGYSDIKGWGIKIDVLQVAQVFCPDERLLAQLQADARDKIRKTAQFSTIETNRQIEMTERETRKQLEMSRIHADIELSSQTNELEKVKLERKREYEAKKNAVDDELRLAELESNRVFDEKRIAAESKLKLQELEMKMEIAEKQLRLKEMETRLNQLDVESTALREKTMMEIRKEILPIEQLPRISENLSGLFKNSNLTFYGDQSMMLFNSLGEILGTMLTPPKKNGHKEEEAIPRN; this is encoded by the coding sequence ATGTTTTTCAGAAGGATCACGGCCCTTCCATGCGAGTCTCTGCTCACCATAAAGAGCGGCAAAGCCACCTGTCACGGCAACGGCGCGAGCACCGTAATATTTCCCTGGGACAGTTATGCCCTCGTTCCCACGACGGCCATAGAGCATACCTTCCAGATGCACCAGGAAAGTTTCGACGGCATCACCTTGAGGTTCAAGGGGATAATCATCTACAGGATCGTCGATGTGGCACTGGCGGCATCCCTCTTTCCCTTTACTGTCTCAGGGGGAGTCGAGCACATCTCACAGGCCATAGGCGACATCTGCATGGGCGAGCTCAGGGCTATCGTGGCGCAGATGACAATGGACGAATGCATCAGGGAGCGGAAGACCGGCATCACGGAGAAGCTCAAGGACGGCGTGATACCGCTCATAGAAGGCTACAGCGACATCAAGGGGTGGGGCATAAAAATCGATGTGCTCCAGGTAGCCCAGGTCTTCTGCCCCGACGAGAGGCTCCTGGCCCAGCTCCAGGCCGACGCCCGCGACAAGATAAGGAAAACGGCGCAGTTTTCGACAATTGAGACCAACAGGCAGATAGAGATGACAGAGAGGGAAACCCGGAAGCAGCTCGAGATGTCCAGGATACATGCCGATATCGAGCTGTCGTCGCAGACCAACGAGCTGGAGAAAGTCAAGCTCGAGAGAAAAAGGGAATACGAGGCCAAGAAAAACGCCGTGGACGACGAGCTGAGGCTTGCAGAGCTGGAGTCAAACAGAGTATTCGACGAAAAAAGGATTGCCGCCGAGAGCAAGCTCAAGCTCCAGGAGCTTGAAATGAAGATGGAGATCGCGGAAAAACAGCTCAGGCTCAAAGAGATGGAGACAAGGCTCAATCAGCTCGACGTGGAGAGCACAGCCCTCCGGGAAAAGACCATGATGGAGATCCGGAAGGAGATCCTGCCCATAGAGCAGCTTCCCCGCATAAGCGAGAATCTGTCGGGGCTCTTCAAGAATTCCAACCTCACCTTCTACGGGGACCAGAGCATGATGCTCTTCAACTCACTGGGGGAGATCCTGGGAACAATGCTCACGCCCCCTAAGAAAAACGGCCACAAGGAGGAGGAGGCCATTCCGAGGAACTGA
- a CDS encoding GAF domain-containing protein, whose protein sequence is MDSTGTCHGEIRHILSAVNEINEFLISSDFNLEAVLEVIIQKALQVSAAKYGQILLYNGQDLTIAATTGVVEKGVKLLPGKCACGVVLEKGEPLLIADVEKAERYHRFFDDAKSELAVPLAECGKMLGVLNVESPEKGAFNGSHQEMLTTLALQASHAIKIARMYEQQRALAEIDRALARATNEPEAVYEMIIEKSLNLIGGRSGQLLLLEGEELVIAATTGQEKPMETRVCIESSISGIAVKSKKPLNIGDVTKEPYSRLYRSYLGTMKSELVIPLIEGETVIGALNFENPLENYFDGEHVRILISMADHATVGIRNLQIYQKFHSGLHEVKGLLSDLEEFPDKMKRALSSFHRITRFFEERERPEAPLILPPTGDY, encoded by the coding sequence ATGGACTCCACAGGCACATGTCACGGCGAGATCCGCCATATTCTTTCGGCAGTCAACGAGATAAACGAGTTTCTGATAAGCTCGGACTTTAACCTTGAAGCGGTCCTCGAGGTGATCATACAGAAGGCCCTCCAGGTGAGCGCGGCAAAATACGGGCAGATACTCCTCTACAATGGCCAGGATCTTACTATTGCGGCCACGACGGGCGTCGTGGAAAAAGGAGTGAAGCTTCTCCCCGGAAAATGCGCCTGCGGCGTCGTGCTGGAAAAGGGGGAGCCCCTGCTCATCGCTGACGTGGAAAAAGCCGAGCGTTACCACCGCTTTTTCGACGATGCGAAGAGCGAGCTCGCCGTACCCCTCGCCGAATGTGGAAAAATGCTGGGTGTGCTCAACGTTGAAAGCCCCGAGAAGGGGGCCTTCAATGGCAGCCACCAGGAGATGCTCACCACTCTCGCCCTCCAGGCCTCCCATGCCATCAAGATAGCCAGGATGTATGAACAGCAGCGGGCCCTCGCCGAGATTGACAGGGCCCTGGCCCGCGCCACCAATGAACCCGAGGCCGTGTACGAAATGATCATAGAAAAGAGCCTGAACCTCATCGGCGGGCGCTCGGGGCAGCTTCTGCTGCTGGAAGGAGAAGAGCTTGTCATCGCGGCCACGACAGGCCAGGAAAAACCGATGGAGACGAGGGTGTGCATCGAAAGCTCAATAAGCGGCATCGCGGTGAAGAGCAAGAAGCCCCTCAACATCGGCGATGTGACAAAAGAGCCTTACAGCAGGCTCTACAGGTCATACCTGGGAACAATGAAAAGCGAGCTCGTCATTCCGCTCATTGAGGGAGAGACTGTCATAGGTGCCCTCAACTTTGAAAACCCCCTGGAGAATTACTTCGACGGGGAGCATGTCAGAATACTCATCTCCATGGCTGATCATGCCACGGTGGGGATCAGGAACCTCCAGATATACCAGAAGTTCCATTCGGGCCTCCACGAGGTAAAGGGACTCCTTTCCGACCTTGAGGAGTTCCCCGACAAGATGAAGAGAGCCCTTTCAAGCTTTCACAGGATCACCCGGTTCTTCGAGGAGAGAGAGCGGCCGGAAGCGCCTCTCATTCTCCCCCCTACAGGCGATTACTGA
- a CDS encoding HEAT repeat domain-containing protein — MQAVEEIRKKLDDPMVSLFEKIEIINKMEQNLGAQSMDVLRSLVYHSDTYLRREAVLALGNIHDRSLVQDLVPLTGDSDLEVRKSAVIALGKIGGSAALEAIERALNDESWIVRYFAERSLNELKESPPDPVQPPTSSPAPSAPPRLSEPTVPSPVPLPASVAPPAKEHPFSIETYMERLIEGTGIRQEKSPHGFLLTVPLEGGRKQRIYVTFKEDERDKSELIVLYTTCGAASPPLYKWALTANAKMTYGGIALRQVEGKEFFTMSYSSVISYDTIGATRKVILDLAAKGDWIEKNLTRGQEDRF; from the coding sequence ATGCAGGCAGTCGAAGAAATTAGAAAGAAGCTTGACGATCCCATGGTGAGCCTCTTTGAGAAGATCGAGATAATCAACAAGATGGAGCAGAATCTCGGAGCCCAGTCCATGGATGTGCTGAGGAGCCTTGTATATCACAGCGATACGTATCTTCGCCGCGAAGCAGTTCTCGCGCTGGGGAACATCCACGACCGGTCGCTTGTGCAGGATCTCGTGCCCCTCACCGGCGACAGCGATCTTGAGGTGAGGAAAAGCGCCGTGATTGCCCTGGGGAAGATTGGCGGCTCTGCCGCACTGGAAGCGATAGAAAGGGCCCTGAACGATGAGTCATGGATAGTGAGGTACTTTGCAGAGCGCTCTCTCAATGAACTGAAGGAATCCCCACCGGACCCCGTGCAGCCGCCGACCTCTTCCCCGGCACCTTCAGCGCCTCCCCGGCTTTCAGAACCGACCGTGCCGTCGCCTGTTCCTCTGCCTGCCAGTGTCGCACCTCCGGCAAAAGAGCATCCATTCTCCATAGAGACCTATATGGAGAGGCTCATCGAGGGCACCGGCATAAGGCAGGAGAAGTCGCCCCATGGGTTCCTTCTCACGGTGCCTCTCGAGGGAGGAAGAAAGCAGAGAATATATGTGACCTTTAAAGAGGATGAGAGGGATAAGAGCGAGCTTATCGTGCTCTACACCACCTGCGGAGCTGCTTCCCCCCCTCTTTACAAGTGGGCCCTCACTGCCAACGCGAAGATGACGTACGGAGGAATCGCGCTCCGGCAGGTCGAGGGAAAGGAGTTTTTCACGATGAGCTACTCTTCAGTGATATCCTATGACACCATCGGGGCGACGAGAAAGGTGATCCTTGACCTTGCCGCCAAGGGCGACTGGATAGAAAAGAACCTTACCAGGGGCCAGGAGGACAGGTTTTAG
- a CDS encoding phosphoglucomutase/phosphomannomutase family protein: MGITFGTDGWRGIVADDFTFENIRRVARAIARFLYWQGRKDLDIYKPKKGATYQCPYRHPREGIVVGYDTRFMSRTFAEVAAGEFIKAGIPVYLSSGPSSSPSISTSVDDLKACGAVIITASHNSPEYNGIKFKPEYGGSGTPEVTHAIEKRINGAEEFTLPEAEGEAAIKEFSPHERYTERVVSLIDLERIASSRFKIISDPIYGASRGLLEQALGGIGTYVEEIRGEINPIFGGYNPEPIGKNLAPLVERILRNKADIGFAYDGDGDRLGAVDSRGRFMNSHEVFALILWHLVENRKWSGGVARTFSTSHIIDVMAGRYGLPLYETPIGFKYIAHLMLEKDILLGGEESGGIGVKNHIPEKDAILISLLLLEAMAYKGEGIGSLLEQLMRDHGFFYFHRTDIRITNNDEKESIISRLLNSPPARFIDGKIEDIRTLDGIKYILPGNNWILFRPSGTEPVLRIYVEARSHELAQKILREGEELVQNRQYSPS, encoded by the coding sequence ATGGGAATTACTTTTGGAACCGACGGATGGCGGGGAATAGTCGCTGACGATTTTACCTTTGAGAATATAAGGCGCGTTGCAAGGGCTATCGCACGCTTTCTTTACTGGCAGGGGAGGAAAGACCTTGATATCTACAAGCCCAAAAAGGGAGCGACTTACCAGTGCCCTTACCGGCACCCCAGGGAAGGCATTGTGGTGGGCTATGACACGCGCTTCATGTCAAGAACTTTCGCCGAAGTGGCAGCAGGAGAGTTCATAAAGGCCGGGATACCGGTCTACCTCTCTTCCGGACCCTCATCATCACCGTCCATCTCAACCTCCGTCGATGACCTGAAAGCCTGCGGCGCCGTCATCATCACGGCAAGCCATAACTCCCCCGAGTACAACGGGATAAAATTCAAGCCGGAATACGGCGGCTCAGGGACTCCCGAAGTGACGCACGCCATTGAAAAAAGAATAAATGGAGCCGAGGAATTCACCCTTCCGGAAGCCGAAGGGGAGGCCGCTATCAAGGAATTCTCTCCCCACGAGCGCTATACGGAACGCGTGGTGAGCCTCATCGATCTTGAGCGCATCGCCAGCTCCCGCTTTAAAATCATAAGCGATCCCATCTACGGCGCAAGCAGGGGACTTCTCGAGCAGGCTCTGGGAGGCATAGGCACTTACGTTGAAGAGATCCGCGGGGAGATAAACCCCATATTCGGGGGCTACAATCCCGAGCCCATAGGGAAAAACCTCGCCCCTCTCGTGGAGAGAATCCTCAGGAACAAGGCCGACATAGGCTTTGCCTATGACGGTGACGGCGACCGCCTTGGCGCCGTGGACTCGCGGGGACGCTTCATGAACTCCCATGAGGTCTTTGCCCTTATCCTCTGGCACCTCGTGGAGAACAGGAAATGGTCCGGCGGCGTGGCCAGAACATTTTCCACCTCCCATATCATCGATGTCATGGCCGGACGCTACGGCCTCCCCCTTTACGAGACGCCCATCGGCTTTAAGTACATTGCCCACCTGATGCTGGAAAAGGACATCCTGCTGGGCGGCGAGGAGAGCGGCGGCATCGGCGTCAAAAACCATATTCCCGAGAAGGATGCCATATTGATCAGCCTCCTGCTGCTGGAGGCAATGGCTTACAAGGGGGAAGGAATCGGAAGCCTGCTGGAGCAGCTGATGCGGGACCACGGCTTCTTCTATTTCCACAGGACCGATATAAGAATTACCAACAACGACGAGAAGGAATCCATCATTTCACGGCTTCTCAACTCGCCTCCCGCCCGGTTTATTGACGGAAAAATCGAAGATATCAGGACCCTTGACGGTATCAAGTATATCCTGCCGGGCAACAACTGGATTCTTTTCAGGCCATCGGGGACAGAGCCGGTGCTCCGTATCTACGTGGAGGCCCGGTCCCATGAACTGGCGCAGAAAATACTGAGAGAAGGCGAAGAATTAGTACAGAACCGGCAATACAGCCCTTCATAG
- the hutU gene encoding urocanate hydratase, translating to MSLHREIRAPRGTAISCKGWPQEAALRMLMNNLDREVAEKPEDLVVYGGTGKAARNWECFDAIVKALRDLEGDETLLVQSGKPVGILRTNQLAPRVLIANSNLVPHWATWEEFRRLEKLGLIMYGQMTAGSWIYIGTQGILQGTYETLSACARKHFGSSLKGRITLTAGLGGMGGAQPLAVTMNDGICIAVEVDRERVRKRIDTAYCQRATDSLDEAIALALEAKKEGKPLSIALVGNAAETHHEFLKKGFIPDIVTDQTSAHDALNGYVPAGMPYDEALKLRKENPREYIKRSLESMARHVEAMLSFQKAGSVVFDYGNNIRQQALSAGVTGAFDFPGFVPAYIRPLFCEGKGPFRWAALSGDPEDIYTTDEIILREFPGNEPLRRWIEKARTEVKFQGLPARICWLGYGERARIGNLFNEHVKSGKLKAPIVIGRDHLDSGSVASPNRETESMKDGSDAIADWPILNALVNTAAGAHWVSFHHGGGVGIGFSLHAGMVVVADGSDEASLRLERVLTTDPGMGVIRHVDAGYDEAIATAKEKGVKIPM from the coding sequence ATGTCACTGCACCGCGAAATAAGAGCTCCCCGCGGCACGGCCATCTCCTGCAAAGGCTGGCCCCAGGAGGCAGCGCTGCGTATGCTGATGAACAACCTGGACCGCGAGGTGGCGGAAAAGCCTGAGGACCTCGTGGTGTATGGCGGCACGGGAAAAGCTGCAAGAAACTGGGAGTGTTTTGACGCGATAGTGAAGGCTCTCAGAGACCTTGAAGGCGATGAAACCCTTTTAGTCCAGTCAGGAAAGCCTGTGGGAATCCTCAGAACCAATCAGCTTGCTCCCCGCGTCCTCATTGCCAATTCCAACCTGGTGCCCCACTGGGCCACATGGGAGGAGTTCCGGCGCCTGGAAAAGCTCGGGCTCATCATGTACGGCCAGATGACTGCAGGAAGCTGGATATATATAGGCACCCAGGGCATCCTCCAGGGCACCTACGAGACCCTCTCGGCCTGTGCAAGAAAGCACTTCGGTTCAAGCCTCAAGGGAAGAATCACCCTCACGGCGGGTCTTGGCGGAATGGGAGGCGCCCAGCCTCTTGCGGTGACCATGAACGACGGCATCTGCATAGCTGTGGAAGTAGACAGGGAGCGCGTAAGAAAGCGCATTGACACCGCTTACTGCCAGCGCGCCACCGACTCCCTCGATGAGGCAATTGCCCTGGCGCTTGAGGCGAAGAAGGAGGGAAAGCCCCTCTCAATAGCCCTGGTGGGAAACGCCGCCGAGACTCATCATGAATTTCTGAAAAAAGGCTTCATCCCCGACATAGTGACGGACCAGACCTCGGCCCACGACGCCCTTAACGGCTATGTCCCCGCCGGCATGCCCTACGATGAGGCGCTGAAGCTCCGAAAAGAGAACCCCCGGGAGTACATCAAGAGATCCCTGGAATCAATGGCACGCCACGTGGAGGCCATGCTCTCCTTCCAGAAAGCAGGCTCCGTGGTCTTTGACTACGGGAACAATATCCGCCAGCAGGCCCTTTCAGCGGGAGTGACCGGCGCCTTTGACTTCCCCGGCTTCGTGCCCGCCTATATCCGCCCCCTCTTCTGCGAGGGGAAAGGCCCCTTCAGGTGGGCGGCCCTCTCAGGCGACCCTGAAGATATTTACACCACTGACGAGATCATCCTGAGGGAGTTTCCCGGGAACGAGCCCCTCAGGCGCTGGATAGAAAAAGCCCGCACGGAAGTGAAGTTCCAGGGCCTTCCTGCCCGCATCTGCTGGCTCGGGTACGGCGAGCGCGCCCGCATCGGGAATCTTTTCAACGAGCACGTGAAGTCCGGGAAATTAAAGGCCCCCATTGTGATAGGAAGAGATCACCTTGACTCGGGAAGCGTGGCGTCGCCCAACAGGGAGACGGAATCAATGAAGGACGGGAGCGATGCCATTGCCGACTGGCCCATACTCAACGCCCTAGTGAACACGGCGGCAGGCGCCCACTGGGTTTCGTTCCACCATGGCGGCGGCGTGGGGATAGGCTTCTCGCTCCACGCGGGTATGGTCGTCGTTGCCGACGGCAGCGACGAGGCATCTCTGAGGCTGGAAAGGGTTCTCACCACGGACCCTGGCATGGGAGTGATCCGCCATGTCGATGCAGGCTATGATGAAGCAATCGCCACGGCTAAGGAAAAAGGCGTGAAAATACCGATGTGA
- a CDS encoding glycosyltransferase family 9 protein has protein sequence MYRQDCRFFTGYKPCRQQSQCDGCSAYIPMGARVLILKLGAIGDALRTTPVLAALKKRHGELTVTWVTDDASYPLLEGIPGISRLMRLNFASFIVLQAEHFHLLLNFDKAPEACGFAAAMKADRKEGFSLTGEGKLSIYNSESAYAYDLGLFDDLKFKRNKLSYQEIIFSMAGLPFQGEEYELSLSPQELSFGEAYIFSRGIADRFPLIGLNTGCGDIFATKKWALEGFVALAETARRELGAEILLLGGPAETERNRLIEEKISFPVHNTGNNNTLKQFASFIRRCHLVVSADTTALHMAIALKVPVVALFGPTCHSEIYLYGRGEKVVSDFPCAPCYRGNCEKEPRCMDSIRAGEVMAKITSVFSRLFP, from the coding sequence ATGTACCGTCAGGACTGCAGATTTTTTACAGGATACAAGCCCTGCAGGCAGCAAAGCCAGTGTGACGGCTGCAGCGCTTATATTCCCATGGGTGCCAGAGTCTTGATACTCAAGCTGGGAGCTATCGGTGATGCCCTGCGCACCACCCCGGTGCTCGCCGCCCTGAAAAAGAGGCATGGTGAGCTCACCGTCACCTGGGTCACCGATGATGCCTCCTATCCCCTTCTTGAGGGAATCCCGGGGATTTCCCGCCTGATGAGGCTCAATTTTGCATCCTTTATAGTGCTCCAGGCCGAGCACTTTCACCTCCTGCTGAACTTTGACAAGGCTCCCGAGGCATGCGGATTCGCTGCGGCCATGAAAGCCGACAGGAAGGAGGGCTTTTCTCTCACCGGCGAGGGGAAGCTCTCGATATACAACAGTGAATCGGCATATGCCTATGATCTCGGCCTCTTTGATGATCTCAAGTTCAAAAGGAACAAGCTCAGTTACCAGGAGATAATCTTCTCCATGGCAGGCCTCCCCTTCCAGGGTGAGGAGTACGAGCTTTCCCTTTCGCCGCAGGAGCTCTCATTCGGTGAAGCCTATATCTTTTCAAGGGGCATCGCGGACAGGTTCCCTCTTATAGGCCTCAACACCGGCTGCGGGGACATTTTCGCCACCAAAAAGTGGGCCCTCGAGGGTTTCGTGGCCCTTGCAGAAACAGCCCGCAGGGAACTGGGTGCTGAGATCCTTCTGCTGGGCGGGCCTGCAGAAACGGAGCGGAACAGGCTCATAGAGGAGAAGATTTCTTTCCCTGTCCATAATACGGGAAACAACAACACCCTGAAGCAGTTTGCCTCCTTTATCCGCCGCTGTCACCTGGTAGTGAGCGCCGACACGACGGCGCTGCACATGGCCATCGCTCTGAAGGTCCCCGTGGTGGCCCTTTTCGGGCCCACATGCCACTCGGAGATATATCTCTACGGGAGGGGGGAGAAGGTCGTTTCCGACTTCCCCTGCGCACCCTGTTACAGGGGAAATTGCGAGAAGGAGCCCCGCTGTATGGACTCTATAAGGGCTGGGGAAGTGATGGCGAAGATCACATCGGTATTTTCACGCCTTTTTCCTTAG